The following proteins come from a genomic window of Paenibacillus wynnii:
- a CDS encoding holin, producing MNNEVLNNVLSFASVLAVFVLALVQVVKTTVNIPKNLLPLVGLVVGLFVGAISYAFTDLDLTLRLWAGGLAGLSATGLFELAFNKRDGKTKE from the coding sequence ATGAATAACGAAGTTTTAAACAATGTGCTCTCATTCGCCTCTGTGCTCGCTGTGTTCGTACTGGCGCTAGTTCAAGTGGTAAAGACGACTGTTAATATTCCCAAGAATCTACTACCCTTGGTGGGGCTTGTGGTGGGCTTGTTTGTGGGGGCAATATCCTATGCATTCACAGATTTGGACTTGACGTTGCGATTATGGGCTGGTGGACTTGCAGGGCTGTCAGCGACAGGGCTCTTTGAACTGGCTTTTAATAAGCGTGATGGTAAGACTAAAGAGTAG